In a single window of the Phycisphaerales bacterium genome:
- a CDS encoding sensor histidine kinase, with amino-acid sequence MNRPGLTLGILGTCAVVLVGLVAWQSVLVLRFEKAVGRARNEAQFEEHVRLALWRLDSLVVPLLAQENARPPADYVPLVREQVTTADHEGAPVEVLRPSPLLGLASRYIRLHFELDANDALRSPQVPAGTARALAESNYAPQKTISSAGADLDDLRPRVTYAALSAQLPDEAAPLLALQNPVQQQQEITGQTAGPQQVVAQNFEAQRAAGVREQAARDRTVYNILQSDLGNTFVNRSTAGNPDGAVLTVPLTAVWLDNELLLVRRVQFPGGPVLQGCWLRWPALADTLRDEIADLFPAASLVPAPRTTTATGQSSGRRFATLPVLLEPGPLAVALPPAPSSTGLMLVAVWSGIVVALLAVGGLVVGVVQLSERRAAFVSAVTHELRTPLTTFQLYTELLAGGLIPDEQRRREYLETLRAEAGRLSHLVENVLAYARLERGRTARTQETIDIATLLERMRPRLVERAGLAGLTVELCLPTGVEHAAVCVDPLAVEQILFNLVDNACKYASAGPARRVHVESSADEQHVRLAVRDHGPGVPRAERNRLFRPFHKSASAAAEAKPGVGLGLALSRRLARRLGGELRLVTDHAHEGACFELELPRRRSK; translated from the coding sequence ATGAATCGGCCAGGACTCACCCTCGGGATCCTGGGAACCTGCGCGGTCGTGCTTGTGGGCCTGGTCGCGTGGCAGAGTGTGCTCGTCCTGCGGTTCGAGAAAGCCGTGGGTCGCGCCCGCAACGAAGCGCAGTTCGAGGAGCACGTGCGGCTTGCGCTTTGGCGACTGGATTCGCTGGTGGTCCCGCTGTTGGCGCAGGAAAACGCGCGCCCACCCGCAGATTATGTCCCGCTCGTGCGTGAGCAGGTCACCACCGCTGACCACGAAGGTGCTCCGGTGGAAGTCTTGCGGCCGTCGCCGCTGCTGGGGCTCGCATCGCGCTACATACGGCTCCACTTTGAGCTGGATGCCAATGACGCTCTGCGGTCACCACAAGTGCCCGCGGGCACCGCACGCGCACTCGCGGAGAGCAACTACGCCCCGCAGAAGACGATCTCGTCGGCCGGCGCCGACCTCGATGACCTGCGTCCGCGTGTGACCTACGCAGCACTCAGCGCGCAACTGCCGGACGAGGCGGCGCCATTGCTTGCGCTGCAGAATCCGGTCCAGCAGCAACAAGAGATCACCGGGCAGACCGCCGGCCCTCAGCAGGTTGTGGCGCAGAACTTCGAGGCGCAGCGTGCCGCGGGCGTCCGGGAACAGGCGGCGCGCGACCGGACGGTTTACAACATCCTCCAATCGGACCTTGGAAACACGTTTGTTAATCGCAGCACGGCCGGGAACCCCGACGGCGCTGTCCTCACCGTACCCCTCACCGCAGTATGGCTGGACAATGAGCTGCTGCTTGTACGGCGCGTGCAGTTTCCAGGCGGTCCCGTGCTACAGGGCTGCTGGCTCCGCTGGCCGGCCCTGGCGGACACGTTGCGCGATGAGATCGCAGACCTCTTCCCCGCGGCTTCGCTGGTGCCAGCGCCGCGCACTACCACCGCCACGGGGCAATCCAGCGGCCGGCGTTTCGCGACGCTGCCGGTACTGCTCGAACCCGGACCGTTGGCCGTGGCACTGCCTCCCGCCCCGTCCTCCACCGGGCTCATGCTCGTTGCGGTGTGGAGCGGCATTGTCGTCGCGCTGCTCGCGGTCGGGGGGCTCGTGGTCGGAGTGGTACAACTGAGCGAGCGCCGCGCCGCTTTCGTGTCAGCGGTCACGCACGAACTGCGCACGCCTCTGACAACCTTCCAGCTCTATACCGAACTGCTCGCTGGCGGGCTGATCCCCGACGAGCAGCGCCGCCGCGAATACCTGGAAACACTCCGTGCCGAGGCCGGCCGACTCTCACACCTCGTTGAGAACGTGCTCGCCTACGCCCGATTGGAGCGCGGCCGAACCGCCCGTACGCAGGAGACGATCGACATCGCGACCCTGCTCGAGCGCATGCGTCCGCGCCTGGTAGAGCGCGCCGGATTGGCCGGGCTGACTGTCGAGTTGTGCCTGCCAACCGGCGTGGAGCACGCTGCAGTGTGTGTTGATCCGCTCGCCGTGGAGCAGATTCTCTTCAACCTGGTCGACAATGCCTGCAAGTATGCGAGCGCTGGTCCCGCGCGACGGGTGCACGTGGAAAGCTCTGCGGACGAGCAACACGTCCGGCTGGCCGTCCGCGACCATGGTCCCGGCGTGCCGCGGGCGGAGCGCAATCGACTGTTTCGCCCGTTCCACAAGTCGGCGTCTGCGGCGGCTGAGGCGAAACCGGGCGTGGGCCTCGGACTGGCACTGAGCCGCCGACTGGCGCGGCGCCTGGGAGGTGAGCTGCGCCTCGTGACAGACCATGCCCATGAGGGCGCGTGCTTTGAACTGGAGTTGCCGCGAAGACGGTCGAAGTGA
- a CDS encoding TIGR00730 family Rossman fold protein, with amino-acid sequence MTQSPLPFRNPAEDTWRIFRIMAEFVEGFEVMAPVRPAISIFGSARTDPGHPYYQLGVDCGRRAVERGFAVITGGGPGIMAAANRGAAEAGGQSIGLNIALPHEQAPNPYQNIALDFHYFFVRKVMFLKYAVGMICLPGGFGTLDEFFETLTLVQTGKAPPMAAVLVGREFWGPLDNWIRQTLLEKYGNISPGDEQLYQITDDPDEAVRIVADAYEADCRARAARGEPCPEWQRAMEERMTAEGTVYGVTPKKTREG; translated from the coding sequence ATGACGCAGAGCCCGCTTCCGTTTCGTAATCCGGCCGAAGACACCTGGCGCATCTTCCGCATCATGGCGGAGTTCGTCGAGGGTTTTGAGGTGATGGCCCCGGTGCGGCCCGCGATCTCGATCTTCGGCTCGGCCCGCACCGATCCCGGTCATCCCTACTACCAGCTTGGTGTGGATTGCGGCCGCAGAGCGGTGGAGCGGGGCTTTGCGGTGATCACCGGCGGCGGCCCCGGCATCATGGCCGCCGCGAACCGGGGTGCCGCCGAAGCCGGCGGGCAGAGTATCGGCTTGAACATTGCGTTGCCGCACGAGCAGGCGCCGAACCCGTATCAGAACATCGCGCTCGACTTCCATTACTTCTTTGTCCGCAAGGTGATGTTCCTGAAGTACGCCGTCGGCATGATCTGCCTGCCCGGCGGCTTTGGCACACTGGATGAGTTCTTCGAGACCTTGACACTGGTGCAGACGGGCAAGGCCCCGCCCATGGCGGCGGTGCTGGTGGGGCGCGAATTCTGGGGGCCGCTCGACAACTGGATCCGGCAGACGTTGCTGGAAAAGTACGGGAATATTTCCCCGGGTGACGAACAGCTCTACCAGATCACCGACGATCCGGATGAAGCCGTGCGCATCGTGGCCGACGCATACGAAGCGGACTGCCGTGCGCGGGCCGCAAGGGGTGAACCATGCCCGGAGTGGCAGCGTGCCATGGAGGAGCGCATGACTGCCGAGGGCACGGTCTACGGTGTGACGCCGAAGAAAACGCGCGAGGGGTAA
- a CDS encoding deoxyribonuclease IV encodes MTNTRVDSSTKGSESQRHRFGAHLSIAGGMQNALRAAQDARMAVVQVFVKNQRQWRGVPLSAEDVAAWHTLRNAPGFGPIIAHATYLINLASPDPVLWERSVTAFADEMDRCDRLAIAGLVVHPGTPTDGDVAAGVRRVAAALDRLHGERPKQSVEVLLETTAGQGQTLGRRFDELGAILAALRHPERVGVCVDTCHVFAAGYDLRTQDGYAAMLAEAELSVGLHRIRCWHLNDSKADCGARVDRHEHIGKGFLGTRGFRHLLHDARFIGLPMILETPKGTDARGRDLDRINIERLKRIARR; translated from the coding sequence ATGACGAACACCCGCGTAGATTCTAGCACCAAGGGGTCCGAATCCCAACGGCACCGCTTCGGTGCCCACCTCTCCATCGCCGGCGGGATGCAGAACGCTTTGCGTGCTGCCCAGGACGCCCGCATGGCGGTCGTGCAGGTCTTTGTCAAGAATCAGCGGCAGTGGCGCGGAGTGCCGCTCAGCGCTGAGGATGTGGCTGCCTGGCACACCCTGCGGAACGCACCCGGATTCGGACCGATCATCGCGCACGCTACCTACCTCATCAATCTGGCCTCGCCCGATCCGGTGCTCTGGGAGCGCAGTGTGACCGCTTTCGCGGATGAAATGGACCGCTGCGACCGGTTGGCGATCGCCGGACTTGTGGTGCATCCGGGCACGCCCACGGACGGAGACGTCGCCGCCGGGGTGCGGCGGGTGGCGGCCGCGCTCGACCGCCTTCATGGCGAACGGCCGAAGCAGAGCGTTGAAGTCCTGCTCGAAACCACCGCGGGCCAGGGGCAGACGCTCGGACGCCGTTTTGACGAGTTGGGCGCGATTCTCGCGGCGCTGCGGCACCCGGAACGCGTTGGCGTGTGTGTGGATACTTGTCATGTTTTTGCAGCGGGTTACGACCTGCGTACCCAGGACGGCTACGCGGCCATGCTTGCGGAGGCCGAACTCAGTGTGGGGCTCCACCGGATCCGCTGCTGGCATTTGAACGACAGCAAGGCGGATTGCGGGGCGCGCGTGGACCGGCACGAGCACATTGGCAAGGGGTTCCTCGGCACACGCGGCTTTCGCCACCTGCTCCACGATGCGCGTTTCATCGGACTTCCGATGATTCTTGAGACCCCGAAGGGTACGGACGCGCGCGGCCGCGACCTGGACCGCATCAACATCGAGCGTCTCAAGCGCATCGCGCGACGCTGA
- the maf gene encoding septum formation protein Maf: MATLILASASPRRRELLAQLVTEFDVAPCTLPEPTRRPARSTPRTWAQALAYFKARRVAERYPDQWVLGADTLVVCGDELFGKPADEAEARRMLIRQAHEPSDVITGVSLVRLEPTSERLLEADQTRVWMRDDEVLRESYLRGGDWAGKAGAYGIQDIGDRLVCRYEGSFSNVVGLPLERLARLLTVAGIPHRNSDVDPTAAARGARSTARG, encoded by the coding sequence ATGGCTACGCTCATTCTTGCCTCTGCCAGTCCGCGCCGACGGGAGCTGCTCGCGCAGCTCGTGACGGAGTTTGACGTCGCGCCCTGCACCTTGCCGGAACCCACGCGCCGGCCGGCGCGCTCGACGCCGCGCACTTGGGCGCAGGCGCTCGCCTATTTCAAGGCCCGCCGTGTGGCCGAACGCTATCCCGACCAGTGGGTGCTTGGCGCCGACACGCTCGTCGTCTGTGGAGATGAGCTGTTTGGCAAACCGGCCGACGAAGCCGAGGCCCGGCGGATGCTCATCCGGCAGGCGCACGAACCCAGTGACGTCATTACCGGCGTGTCCCTGGTGCGGCTGGAACCAACGTCAGAGCGGCTGCTGGAGGCCGATCAGACGCGCGTCTGGATGCGTGACGACGAAGTCCTGCGCGAAAGCTATCTGCGGGGCGGCGATTGGGCCGGAAAAGCCGGCGCGTACGGCATCCAGGACATCGGTGACCGGCTCGTATGCCGCTACGAAGGCAGTTTCTCCAATGTCGTCGGATTGCCGCTCGAGCGACTTGCCCGCCTGTTGACGGTCGCCGGCATCCCCCACCGCAATTCGGACGTAGATCCGACCGCCGCCGCGCGGGGCGCGCGTTCCACCGCGCGCGGCTGA
- a CDS encoding sigma-70 family RNA polymerase sigma factor — MASKLDSALGDYLKQIKQFSLLTAEEERELAYRIRARADAEVRLAAGTISVREYERIQRDSNAARDQMAQANLRLVISVAKHFRNRGLPMEDLVNEGNVGLMNAVDRYDPEVGSRFSTYAGYWIDQAIRRAVQSSQQMIHIPSYLMEQIGQMRLAMRELEEQFKRPPSVAEISEHMKITPRKARAISMAIRACTSRVQGTATADGENTLNEALEDTRTPPPFDALFSQSDDEFVRNMLARITEREALVLKLRYGLTDRKGKRMTLKEIGVEVGLTRERVRQIEREAKRKLEEHVKQYL; from the coding sequence ATGGCTTCGAAACTCGACTCAGCGCTGGGCGACTACCTCAAGCAGATCAAGCAGTTTTCGCTGCTGACAGCCGAGGAAGAGCGCGAACTCGCCTATCGCATCCGGGCACGGGCCGATGCCGAGGTGCGCCTGGCGGCCGGAACCATCTCGGTGCGGGAATACGAACGCATCCAACGCGATTCGAACGCCGCCCGTGACCAGATGGCCCAGGCCAACCTGCGACTCGTCATCAGCGTGGCCAAGCACTTCCGTAATCGCGGGTTGCCGATGGAAGACCTCGTCAACGAGGGCAACGTGGGCCTGATGAACGCGGTCGACCGGTACGATCCCGAGGTGGGCTCACGTTTCAGCACCTACGCGGGTTACTGGATTGACCAGGCCATTCGCCGCGCGGTGCAAAGCTCACAGCAGATGATCCACATTCCCAGCTACCTCATGGAGCAGATCGGGCAGATGCGCCTGGCCATGCGGGAACTGGAGGAGCAGTTCAAGCGCCCGCCCTCGGTGGCGGAAATCTCCGAGCACATGAAGATCACGCCGCGCAAGGCACGGGCCATCTCCATGGCCATCCGCGCCTGTACCTCGCGCGTGCAGGGAACCGCGACCGCGGATGGAGAGAACACCCTCAACGAAGCGCTCGAGGACACCCGCACTCCGCCGCCGTTTGATGCGCTGTTCTCGCAATCCGACGATGAATTCGTCCGCAACATGCTCGCCCGCATTACGGAGCGCGAAGCGCTGGTGCTGAAGCTGCGGTACGGCCTCACGGACCGCAAGGGCAAACGCATGACACTCAAGGAAATCGGCGTGGAGGTCGGCCTGACACGCGAGCGTGTACGGCAGATCGAGCGCGAGGCCAAGCGGAAGCTCGAAGAGCACGTCAAGCAGTATCTCTAG
- a CDS encoding OmpA family protein produces MRMARRVVFGTVGLVGLALLVGCGPGPDAGRIEYLQSEVFRLKNENDRLAAENADLRARYAQAIAQRDAAQSQLAQLQAELANLRSQERPTETDGWTEMGDFAWQDVGSDFLFDSGRATLKQEARARIQQLARDLQTRYADRLVILVGHTDTDPIRRTANLWEDNLHLSCARSMTVFRELQRLGVSPIRLMAAGQGEHNPRASNANAAGKQQNRRVTFLAVPMPPTTTGTGLRGPVTLPPESGGGIETAPSDNVIIK; encoded by the coding sequence ATGAGGATGGCGCGGCGAGTTGTGTTCGGAACGGTGGGCTTGGTGGGGCTGGCGTTGCTGGTGGGCTGCGGCCCCGGTCCCGACGCCGGGCGTATCGAGTATCTGCAAAGCGAGGTTTTCCGCCTCAAGAATGAGAACGATCGACTGGCGGCGGAGAATGCAGACTTGCGCGCGCGCTATGCGCAGGCGATTGCACAGCGTGATGCGGCGCAATCTCAGCTCGCGCAGCTCCAGGCAGAGTTGGCCAACCTGCGCAGCCAGGAACGCCCGACCGAGACCGACGGTTGGACCGAGATGGGTGACTTTGCCTGGCAGGATGTCGGCTCTGACTTCCTGTTCGACTCGGGTCGGGCAACCCTGAAGCAGGAGGCCCGGGCCCGCATTCAGCAGTTGGCGCGCGACCTCCAGACACGCTATGCCGATCGTCTGGTGATTCTCGTGGGTCACACGGACACCGATCCGATCCGGCGCACGGCAAACCTGTGGGAAGACAACCTGCACCTGAGCTGCGCCCGATCGATGACCGTATTCCGCGAGTTGCAGCGACTGGGTGTGAGCCCCATCCGCCTGATGGCAGCGGGCCAGGGTGAGCATAATCCGCGTGCGTCCAACGCGAACGCGGCCGGTAAGCAGCAGAACCGCCGGGTGACGTTCCTCGCAGTACCGATGCCTCCGACGACGACCGGCACCGGCCTCCGCGGACCCGTCACGCTGCCGCCGGAGAGCGGTGGCGGAATTGAGACCGCACCGAGCGACAACGTCATCATCAAGTAG
- a CDS encoding PQQ-binding-like beta-propeller repeat protein has protein sequence MRKALLVSFWLAVGLPAALAQQDFIPSDGLHGLGLVKYWQLQLPLEPGQRVTQGFLVDDHLYIGTNDGYVFSVHAQTGLLRWLRPITRAGYDHRRPAHVGDRVVFATPFEFQLYEKVSGQPLARRDLGFAGSTGVAAYGDRLFYVGGLDRKLYAFDSQTLLMRWRALVEDSITSTPAVFGDQVFFANDAGRIYAGGAVDKTARWSGPASTLSSVVAPLVAREEGVYVASRDFSLYLFDPNFGRLRWRARLAGPLEEAPVVPTFSRATPPVERVLFQFTSADGLAAIEGETIAVVEDRVRWRLPEARYALTVHRDQLFALSGDERLLRANLSDGILSGSVPVPGFRFGLPAADAQTLFLASPDGRLFCARPRGLPPLSQEDLLTALGTEARQTDRMLEPPPAPPAQPPALGTDPFETTRTGTPVGGRSRVSREFRGPAGN, from the coding sequence ATGCGCAAGGCATTGCTTGTTTCGTTTTGGCTCGCCGTAGGGCTGCCCGCCGCGCTCGCCCAGCAGGATTTCATCCCCTCCGACGGCCTGCATGGTCTCGGGCTGGTGAAATACTGGCAGTTGCAGCTCCCGCTCGAGCCCGGCCAGCGGGTCACGCAGGGCTTTCTCGTTGATGATCACCTGTACATCGGCACGAATGACGGTTACGTCTTCTCGGTACACGCCCAGACCGGCCTGTTGCGCTGGTTGCGCCCGATTACCCGCGCGGGGTACGACCACCGCCGCCCGGCGCATGTCGGTGATCGGGTAGTCTTCGCGACTCCTTTCGAGTTCCAGCTCTATGAGAAAGTATCCGGCCAGCCGCTCGCCCGCCGCGACCTCGGTTTCGCCGGCAGCACGGGTGTGGCGGCCTACGGTGACCGGCTCTTCTACGTCGGCGGACTCGACCGCAAACTGTATGCTTTCGACAGCCAAACGCTGCTGATGCGCTGGCGGGCACTGGTCGAGGACTCGATCACCTCGACCCCGGCGGTCTTCGGTGACCAGGTGTTTTTCGCCAACGATGCGGGCCGCATCTATGCGGGCGGCGCGGTCGACAAGACGGCCCGCTGGTCTGGTCCAGCCAGCACACTTTCCTCCGTCGTCGCCCCGCTCGTTGCACGGGAAGAAGGCGTTTATGTCGCCAGCCGTGATTTTTCGTTGTACCTGTTCGACCCCAACTTCGGCCGGTTGCGCTGGCGGGCGCGCCTCGCCGGCCCGCTCGAAGAGGCCCCGGTCGTGCCGACATTCTCACGGGCAACACCACCCGTCGAGCGCGTGTTATTCCAGTTCACGAGTGCTGACGGTCTGGCCGCTATCGAGGGTGAAACGATCGCTGTGGTGGAGGACCGGGTCCGGTGGCGCCTGCCAGAGGCCCGTTATGCCTTGACGGTGCATCGCGACCAGTTGTTTGCGCTCTCCGGAGACGAACGCCTGCTGCGGGCGAACTTGAGCGATGGCATTCTATCCGGATCGGTACCGGTTCCGGGCTTTCGGTTCGGACTGCCCGCAGCCGACGCCCAGACCCTCTTCCTGGCGTCACCCGATGGCCGGCTATTTTGTGCCCGGCCACGCGGCCTGCCGCCACTCTCGCAGGAAGATCTGCTGACTGCGTTGGGGACCGAAGCTCGCCAGACAGATCGAATGCTCGAGCCACCCCCCGCACCGCCGGCGCAACCGCCCGCGCTCGGGACCGACCCCTTCGAAACGACGCGGACCGGTACACCGGTGGGCGGTCGCTCACGGGTTTCGCGCGAGTTTCGCGGTCCGGCAGGAAACTGA
- the purH gene encoding bifunctional phosphoribosylaminoimidazolecarboxamide formyltransferase/IMP cyclohydrolase (involved in de novo purine biosynthesis) — protein MTATVRSGVPAIRRALLSVWDKTGIEDIARILHEDLGVELVSTGGTARLLRQAGLAVTLVEQVTGFPEVLGGRVKTLHPHIHAAILANRDDPAHLAELAAHGIAPLDLVIVDLYPFERTVADPGCNLAQALEMIDIGGVTLLRAAAKNHEHVLVLTDPADRKFAVEALRDGSMTVEGWAGLRRTYAARAFQQVASYDAAVARYLGSAFESDKEVEQFPFYVWDRPRYGENPHQAARVLRPCECKEAPRTLSLLPQDTPLDTAHPARLLKSETELSYNNYLDADAALGLCAELTRATPGHTTATAGTAPQPACVFVKHTNACGVGVAPTAIEAYRRAYLGDPNAAMGGILAVNFPVEADFAALVLETYGHFGKPLKDRGAAYAPGGFFVEVWLAPSFTNEALEVIRGERAGNPSKDWGRRVRLLPVGDLTTPLSTLPLLRSIAGGVLAQEADALGLHEAEWEVATERSPSASEWADLRLAWLINKHTKSNAITLCRAGALLGNGAGQMSRVMSCRLATWLARENGHADALPGAVAASDAFFPFADGPEILIAAGITALIQPGGSKRDADTVAVCNARGVAMVYTRTRHFRH, from the coding sequence ATGACAGCTACGGTCCGCTCCGGAGTCCCCGCCATACGGCGGGCACTGCTCAGCGTATGGGACAAAACTGGTATTGAGGACATCGCCCGGATCCTGCACGAGGATCTCGGTGTCGAACTGGTTTCAACCGGGGGCACCGCTCGTTTACTGCGTCAGGCCGGCCTGGCCGTCACGCTGGTGGAGCAAGTGACCGGGTTCCCCGAGGTCCTCGGCGGCCGCGTCAAAACGCTGCATCCCCATATTCACGCCGCGATTCTCGCAAACCGCGATGACCCGGCGCACCTGGCCGAGCTCGCCGCGCACGGTATCGCACCACTCGATCTGGTAATCGTCGATCTCTACCCTTTCGAGCGCACCGTCGCTGATCCGGGCTGCAACCTGGCCCAAGCCCTTGAGATGATCGACATCGGCGGGGTCACACTGCTGCGCGCCGCCGCGAAAAACCACGAACATGTGCTTGTACTCACTGATCCAGCCGACCGGAAGTTCGCGGTCGAGGCGCTGCGCGACGGCAGTATGACCGTGGAGGGCTGGGCCGGGTTGCGGCGTACATATGCCGCGCGGGCTTTTCAACAGGTTGCGTCGTACGACGCGGCGGTCGCGCGCTACCTGGGTTCCGCATTCGAATCGGACAAGGAGGTGGAGCAATTCCCCTTCTACGTGTGGGACCGGCCGCGCTATGGTGAGAATCCGCACCAGGCCGCGCGTGTCCTCCGACCGTGTGAATGCAAAGAGGCGCCGCGCACTCTCAGTTTGCTGCCGCAGGATACTCCTCTGGATACAGCACATCCGGCCCGCTTGCTGAAGTCCGAAACGGAACTCTCGTACAACAACTACCTCGATGCGGACGCTGCGCTCGGCCTGTGCGCGGAACTGACCCGCGCGACGCCAGGACACACCACCGCAACCGCAGGAACTGCACCGCAGCCCGCCTGCGTCTTCGTCAAGCACACCAATGCGTGCGGTGTGGGGGTCGCACCGACAGCGATCGAGGCGTATCGGCGGGCCTATCTGGGCGACCCCAACGCCGCGATGGGTGGCATCCTGGCCGTCAACTTTCCAGTGGAGGCGGACTTCGCGGCGCTGGTGCTTGAGACCTATGGACATTTCGGCAAGCCGCTGAAGGACCGTGGAGCCGCCTATGCCCCCGGTGGCTTCTTTGTTGAGGTGTGGCTCGCGCCATCGTTCACCAACGAGGCGCTGGAGGTGATCCGAGGCGAGCGGGCCGGTAACCCCTCCAAGGATTGGGGACGCCGCGTACGGCTGCTTCCCGTGGGCGACCTGACCACCCCCCTGTCCACGCTGCCGCTGCTTCGATCCATCGCCGGGGGTGTCCTCGCGCAGGAAGCAGATGCGCTGGGACTCCATGAGGCGGAATGGGAGGTCGCCACCGAGCGCAGCCCGAGCGCCAGCGAGTGGGCCGACCTGCGCCTCGCATGGCTGATCAACAAGCACACCAAGAGCAACGCCATCACCCTCTGCCGCGCCGGCGCCCTGCTCGGCAATGGCGCCGGTCAAATGAGTCGCGTCATGAGCTGCCGCCTCGCAACCTGGCTCGCCCGGGAAAATGGCCACGCCGACGCCTTGCCCGGTGCCGTCGCGGCCTCGGACGCATTCTTTCCCTTCGCGGATGGTCCGGAAATCCTCATCGCTGCCGGTATCACGGCCCTGATCCAGCCGGGCGGCAGCAAGCGTGATGCGGACACCGTCGCAGTGTGCAACGCGCGCGGCGTCGCGATGGTCTACACGCGCACCCGGCATTTTCGACACTGA